The segment TGTTCAGGTAAGCATAGATGTAATCGGCCGAGCAGGGATCAATCTGCAATGGCTGCATAAAAAATAAACCATATATCAATGTCAATGTTAGTGCATTGCTTTTTACTGTACATGATAgaatatgcatatttttcacACTTACTGGCGGTATTTTTGGGTGTTTCGTGAGATTTCCATTCTTACAAAGAGGAAAATAAATGTTGTAGATGTCAAGATAGTTGATATTGTTGTCTGAAATTGCAATAGCACTATTGCACTTGCTCTCGTTGTAGTTTTCAACGAAACAACTGTTCTGGATGTCATGATAAGTTTCATCTGAAATCAGTGCATGAGATGCAAAGTATTCATACATTCCTATAATGTCTGTATCATCATTGATCACTGCATTCCCAATCTGCAATTTATAGTTGCAACAATTTGATTTTGTCAGTGTAAGTTAACATGTTGTAAAAGACGGATTAAATTAGAGATATCACTTACAATAATTCCTTTAAGATTGATAAGAGTCCTGTTCGCTTGCTTGTTATGTTTAAGAATTTCATGTGCCAATTGAGGTACATAATGCCCCGCGTAACTCTCACCAGAAATGTAAAAATCTCTCTTCTTGTACTCGGGAAATCTCTCAAGCCAATTGAGTAAAAACACAACATTATCATTAGCAGTTGTACTATCTCCGGTTGTATTGAAATCGCTgcttgtatttgtatatgaaaatCCTACTCCAGCAGGTGACTCCAAAAACAACACATTGGCAGCTAATTCAATAAAAGAACTAATTAATACTCACATTTTGAGAATAATAATTACCAAATATTAACTGAAATTCGTATAAAAGggaattattttgtttaattacCACGGTTCCACGCATAACTATTCCTGTGTAATGTTTTTCCATCACTGTTAACTCTAAATGGTCCAAGTTCCTCCATTGCCCCATATGCCATAGAAGAACAACCAGGACctgtagaaaaaaaaatatgttaaatcaaAACTACATATTATAACAACAATTAAATATAGAGAAAtgttgtatgtatgtatatatatatatatacctccATTAAGCCAAAGAAGCAACGGCAATGCCTCGGAATTCTCAGCTTCAGTGAAGTAATAATACAGAGCACGACCAGCTGATTGATTGACAGTAACATAACCACCATATTGTTGAAACTTTACTGGTGGTTGTCCAGGTAATTTATTGATCCAATCTTTCGCTTTTGATCCCTCTTGTGGAAGAATAACTTTGTCTAATTCTACATTTTCATCGTTTAAATAACTCTTGCGAAAGGCGGAATTCTTTTGTTTGGCCTTGTAAAACTTGCTAAGAACATCACCTTGCTTCTTTCCAAGGCTTGAAGCAACAAAATTTGACAAAAACAGGGTAAaaacaaggaagaagaaagtAAATTTTCCCATGGTTCTATATTGTGAATATTGAAAAACAGAGTTAGAAAAGTGGTATTTATGTAATTGTGTCATTATGATCAAGATTTGATTCTCATACCATTTTAGGAGAGAAATCGAATTGTAGCGTGATATTATGATATAACTTACATTAATTATGCATCATGCCAAATATAGTTGTTGAATTCTTctacttaataatttttattattttaaatatagaatatttgtaattacttgtatatatgaaattaaggaatagttaattttataccaaatatatttttaatgtaacATGATGGAGCATCAGCACTCACAAACGTATGACAATCAGTATATTTTGATAGGAGTTTAGTCATTCAACTTTAGTCTCAGCATGAGtttgagttatatttttttatgagatCTCctaatttgcaaaaaaaaaaaatctaaaatctaGAATTGTATTAATGAATCAACGGAAAAGAGTTTGATATATCCCTTAACTTTGTAATTTGGAGCTAATATACCCCGTTacaaaagtggctcatatatgcccttaccgttatacaaacggctcacatatacctctcccgttacaaaatggctcatatatacccttcatttaacgggagttaaaaaattagctttaaatttatatttattacttgtaatttttttaaaaaaattatttaggggtatatatgattattctatcaaagttcaaggtatattttaatttttttcatatataaattatttttttactttttttattataattatttgagtttcttattcttatgttttttctttcattccttagtttaaagaaaacaaatttaaacttttttttgtgtgtattgtaatttaatttcgtattcgaagaaaaaatttggtcatctacaataagttttacaagaatattaatgaaacatgaataaatatgattatcaaaataataattataaattagtcatgaaacaaaaaaaggtcaaaaaaatatgtttgacgaggattaaatttactcgattatattttttagaaaaaaataataaaaattttggattaaaattattattttttccattttcgttagaggaaaagggtatatgtgagtcatttgtttacaagtagggtatatatgagccactttcataacaaggggtatatcagttctaaatgacaaaattgaGGGATATATCAGACTTTTTTCCCatgaatcaaataaatatttggtaattattattttattacaaaaacCTCTAGATTTATGTCTTTAGTCCATGactctttgttttctaataTCTTCGTTCATgtatcaaaaaaaaagaagacaaattGACACTCCCCATTATGTGTTTAGCCTTTacatttttcaatataaatgaattgaattaataattttttttccaccTGAGGTGGTACCATTTTAAACAACTATAGTAGGGAACTTGAGAAAAATATATTCGAGGGGATCCTTTTCccgattttataatttaattatagtaTGTCAATAAGATAAATGGTAATTATAGTTCAAAATTAATTCTAATAAATTAGTCATAAAAATGAAATCTCAATAATAATATGTGGATTTGCTAACTAGTACTCCTTATAACTATAGGAAGTACAAATGgtttaataatttcttattaattTATCGGATGATTATTATACTCTTTTTAGTGTAACATATTAAGTATTTATGTTGATAAAACTTCTTTGatagtttgaaataattgaaTTCTTTTAAGTCCTATCTCCATTGACAATCGAGCGAAAATCTATTCGGTATGAGTTATGAACTATAAAAATAggaataaaacttttaatatttattttttaactttcacTTGatagtcaaaaatattttataataaatattaagttttagaatatcataatatattaccctatcaaaaattattatatattccAAAATCCTACATTTTAAGGGTCTATGTGAAGGAGTTTCATAAATGTTAtacttatatataatttagattTTCAAAGAGACCCGAAAAATCACAATGATGAATTTCTTCCTGACAATATTAAGATTATTAAGAAATATAAGTTGAATGAGATGAATGTGTTATGAATTGGTTAACTATGAAATAAAtggaaatgataaaaatataacaaatgaaGGTCAAAATAGTTTCTTTAAGGTCAATGTTGTATATGTATTAATAAACGCATTAATTAAGGTGATGATGAATAGTGTCGTTTCTTTTCTTATATTGTCTATCTTTTTTTTCGTTTGTTacaaatttttctaaaatgaaaatgaaataattttattttgttcctCGGTTGAAAAGAGATGGACTTCATATCTTCGTTTAgatttatttatatcattttaaattgttattttgttaCGGTTATTAATAAACACAGGAAATTATCCCAAATTAATTGTGAGTATTTCATTACCGAAAGTATTCATCAAGAAAATTGTGTGATTATGAGATTTCATTTGATTGCATTACCATTTTGGAAGCAAAATCAATTTGGATATGATAGTGGGAATACAATATCACTTTGATCTAATTATGCATTATGGCAAATATAATTGTAATTTCTTGAACTtgataattttactattttaattatgaaaagtTGATTAAGATAAATATTAGTTTAATAGGTAACagaatttgaatttgttagACGCTTATTCTaacaaaatagtaatagtaatattgAATATCTCATTGATATTAGAAGTTCCTCCAATATCCATTCACTTCgctttgagttttttttaagttaattatgaTGACTTGAAATTGGTAAAATAAATCAATGAAGCTTAATATGGAAAAGTAATTGGGTTAAGCAAATAGCAGAACAAATTAAATGCAACTGTTACAAATTTGACGTCGTACCAAGAAGTAGAAACGGCGGAGCAGCGAATGAGCTGGACTAAGTCGAGAAAGGAGAAGATGATGCAGAGAACGTCGTGGCCGAGAGCTTCTGCTGctgtcttcttctttttgttcttcaCGGTTGCCGTAGCCGTCGTGGACGGCTGCCGGatttttggcgccgttgccctGGGGTCCATTTTCGTATGTCCGCCGGTTGTGTGGGCAAAGACGGAAGAGGTGAGGCTtttgtattttcatttattttccaaGTCCCCTAGCCTATTCATGACGTAGCCACCCTTTAAAACTTTAGTTTTCCAAgtctcataaattttaaatcgaGAGATTGAAAatatagttaaaatttaaattcttagtttaaattttaaggatgttatttatagttttgaacatatatatttgaagCTTTATGTAATTCACATCAAATTTTAAGAATTGAAAGTTTGGATACAAATTTTTACAACTTGAATTGCATAAGCATAAAATTGATTTCGAGTGGTTAAACTCATATTTCAAAATTGATCAATTGTGCACTAGTCcccttttaaagtttgaaatataaggatggtttataaaaataagattatttCAAGTTGCTATCccttcattttataaaaaaataaaaataactttaatctCGTGAAAATAAGTTGaacaaaattaacttttaaaccAAAAGTTAGAGTTGAATTCCTTGGGATGAAAGGGTTGCTTCATGGCAGTTAGAGTTGAGTTAGTGAGCTTTTCTCCACGAGATTTGTCCGATCTTTAGGACCTTACTACAAATTGTGTTGTCAGTTAGAAACAATTTATTCACCATTCCTAGCAGATAACAGCCAAAAACTTCTAAAAAGTTCTACTAACATGTTTTTGCttcaaaattgattaaaatgaaGTCCAAGTTTAATAAATATTCAGCATTCTAATTTGAATCCTAACCATTGAGATTTTGCTTCAACCTTCAAAAAGTAATGATTACTCGTTTTATTATACCATCTTCTCATTATATTAGTAAAGTGTATCATTTGTTGTTCATTTTTCAGTAATTCTGTTTATAATTCAATACTGACCATGCTAGTTGCGCTGATATTGCGAAACATTTGACATCATCTTGGATATATTAAACGTGACAATATTCAGAACTTAGATATTTCAAAAGATAGATCAAGTGATCACATTATGTTGTATTAAACTTTAATTTGTCTAAGAAAGTCttaaaataattcttaattCCAAAATCCTACATTTTAAGGGTGTATGTGAAGAAGTTCCGTAAATGGTatagttatatataatttagatttttaaagAGTCTCAAAAAATTGCAATGATGAATTTCTTTCTGACAATATTAAGAttattaagaaatataaaatttaactaaaagaaagaaatataaacttacttatttttttattaaaaatattttagaacttTAATTGAAACtactaaaatcatcaaattaataaatatagttTTTACATTAAGATCCGGATAATGTATTGAAAACACATAAACTAATGTTTTATAACTTGAAATAATTcttcttattatatataatcaatacttatattaaaaatatgaaaatccttTCCAATGTTAGATTAAACTTTTTCTTGTTCATTTGCCatactaaaaaatataagtacACAACTCTTGAAGCATCACactttttttggtaaaattatcaaattattaatattaaataaataattttaatttcttaatcaATAATTGTTaagaaataatgattttaatttgttcattGGATTGAAAAGTGTTATGAATTGGTTAACAATTAAATAAACGGAAAcgataaaaatataacaaatgaaggtcaaaatagtttttttaaggTCAATATTGTATATGTGCTGAATAGTGTGGtgcatttctttttttatactagttttgGAAATGTGCTTTGTACATTTGATCTCTTTTactgttataatttatataggtccaagttattgttataatttatataggCGCAAGATATAAAATTGTTCAATATTGTCTAATGTACTTCTATATGTGTTTTTgtgtatataaaataaactttttttagtGTTTACTTTCTGCCTAGAACATAAATGTCAACAATTTTTTTGGGAAATGATGAGCAACTTGTAAGGCTAGAACTAAGCTCCAAAACTGAAGTTTCTTAGGACATAAATACTTCaacaatcattaaaaaaaaaatgaatggcACAAACCTACAAGAAAAATAgtgaccaataaaaaaaatagaagaattatTAGATTATGTGTTTCTTCaacaaccatgaaaataaaaaatgaacgaAAACATAAATCAATAAGCAAAATAGTGACCAATGAAAAATTACTCCTCATATAAGAGCTATTAGATGATGAAACACAAAAAATGTGATGGATTAATATGTTTTATCCAATTTATAAAGGGGGAGAAATTAAGTACATGAAAGGTTTGTGCATGAATGTGTTTAATGGTAGAAGCTAAAAAGTTTTAACAATCAAATTcattaagaaatgaaaaatgataagtTGTAACATCTAATCATGTATTTGGTCtagtttaattattattattgatttaattttaaaaattagtaaaaaaaaattaatttaaaaaattggtgAAGGGCATTTTTGTAATCTAACTTTGAATTTAAAATCTTCCCACTTACAATAATATATGattgtctttcttttttttttgtttgttacatattattctaaaatgaaaatgaaattgaaataatcttattttgttCTTCGGTTGAGAAGAGATGGACTTCATatcttaatttaaattaatttatatcattttcaaattgttattttgttaCGGTTATTAGTAAACATAGgaaattataacaaattaattGTGAGTATTTCATTACCGAAAGTATTGATCAAGAAATTGTGTGATTATGAGATTTCATTTGATTGCAATACCATTTTGGAAGCAAAATCAATTTGGTTATGATAGTGGGAATACAATATTACTTTGATCTTATTATGCATTATGGCAAATATAATTGTAATTTCTTGAACttaataattttactatttttattatgaaaagttGATTAAGATAAGTATTAGTTTAATAGGTAACAGAGTCAGGCGCTTATTCTaacaaaatagtaatagtaatattgAATATCTCATTGATATTAGAAATTCCTCCAATATCCATTCACTTCgctttgagttttttttaagttaattatgaTGACTTTGAAATTGGTAAAATAAATCAATGAAGCTTAATATGGAAAAGGCAATTTTAGTCATCTCTCgttaaataattacaaataactTAGACATGCCTATAGGAATTCAATCCCTCACAAAGCAAGAATCGATGAATATATTGAGTGATAATTTGAATCTGAGTTTGATAGTATATTTGTATGTAAAGCAACTGCATTGTTATGAACAAAGTTCAGTCTAATGTGAATATATAGCAAGGTCACACAAATTGTTATTGGGCAGAGAAAGATCAATAGGGCTAGGTTATTTTGGGATCACGGTTGAGTAACGGGAATGAAATGATTCCATCAAAAAGCATAGTGATATGTAATTTATTGCAAATACTGAGAAAAATGCCTAGTCCTCTCATCTCTTTTCTGTGAGTTCTGCTTCTcatccttttcttcttcttgtgttATTCAATTTCCCTTTTAGttcttaatttctttgtaaTTCCAATTACGAATTAGTAAAATATATCTATAGGTTATTATGAGTTTGTTATGTGTTGGTTTAGTTATTGGGTTTGTTACAGACAAATTGTGATAGATCATCACGAGTTTCTGATGGATGGGCTAGCCATGACTAGGAGTTTAGAACAAATTGAATGATAAATTTGGAACAAATTCCGGCCAATCACCTTGATGATGTATGAGATTGCTACGAGTGTTGTCGTATTTTTACTATTAATCATGGAACAATTTTTTCACAATTTCTAGGGAAACATGGAAGGACGAGGAGAAGGGAGGAGCACAAGAAAGCTCtcataaaatgatttttcattacatatatataaaggaTGTGCTAGATTAGCGATTTCCAGGGAGTAGTGTGCCCGAAAGGAAGTGAGAAATAAGGGAAAGGGCTCTAGCAGGTTGGTAACTTGGAACTTCATGTCCCGCGCCTCTTACTGTTGCAAATGTTAGACCTCCTTTATATgtctcaacatatcctccaatCTGCAACATAATTCATTTCATTGAGAAATATAGAATCAAGTTTTATGGTGAGAAGCAATAGTTTTGTTTGATGATCAATGTTTGTATTTTTACGATTTTACCTCTCCTCCAGATAACCAAGAGCGCCATGGTTGATCAACTATAAGGTTCATTGCTTTAATGGATTTCTTCGTAGATGTTACAGGAACTGATCCATCTGTATCACCACTGTACATAATTTCCCAAGTATCAAATATTTTGTGGTCAAGACCTATAATATgatcaaaatgaagaaaaaaaaaaggaataaaattacCTGAAAATCCAAACTCGAACACCATTTTCCAATGACTCTGTGAGGAGAGGAATTATAGTTGCTGGACTGTCTTTCCAGTTGTAAAAGAGTGGATCGctgaaattgaaaaagaattatgagcattgaaaaaaaatgttgaggATTTGTATGCATTTAACTGTTTGTATTTGCTGATGGTATATAAAATAACCTGCAAGATTCCCAATCATATTTGATGTTGGTAACATTGGCATGAAGTGCATCTTGAACATCCCGCCTGTTCAGATAAGCATATACGTACTGGTCCGAGCAGGGCTCAAACACTAATGGCTGCTGCATCAAAATAGCTCATTAACTCAAatctatgttttattttatacggGATAGAATGTGGATATTGGTAATAATAAGGTCAAATGCAGAGTTGTCCCACTTACTGATGGTACTCTTGGGTATTTCGTAAGATTTCCATCCTTGCAAAGGGGGAAATAAATGTTGTAAATATCGATATCATACAAATTATTGTTTGAAACTGCAACTGCCTCATTGCAGTTGCTCTTATTGTAGTGATTGTCAAAACAATATTTCTTGATGTTGAGGAACGTTTCATCTGAAATCAGCGCATGAGATGCATAGTATTCATACGTTCCTATGATGTCTGTGTCATCATTGATCACTGCATTCCCAATCTGCAATTTATAGTTAcgacaatttaattttttcagtgTAAGTTAATATGTTGTAAAAGACGGGTTAAATAAGAGATATCACTTACAATAATTCCTTTAAGATTGATAAGAGTCTTGTTCGCTTGCTTGTTATGCTTAAGAATTTCATGTGCCAATTGAGGTACATAATGCCCCGCGTAACTCTCACCAGAAATGTAAAAATCTCTCTTCTTATACTCGGGAAATCTCTCGAGCCAATTGAGTAAAAACACAACATTATCATTAGCAGTTCTACTATCTCCAGTTGTATTGAAGTCACTgcttgtatttgtatatgaaaatCCTACTCCAGCAGGAGACTCCAAAAACAACACATTGGCAACTATATTCAACAGAAGAAAATTATTACTCCGAGTTGAGAATTGTTTCATTCAAACATTAATAGGAAATCATGTTACacaaaaaagagaaactttttttttaccaaGATTCCACGCATAATGATTCCTATGTAATGTTTTTCCATCACTGTTAACTCTGAATGGACCAAGCTCCTCCATTGCACCATATGCAATAGAAGAACATCCAGGGCCTGAAGAAAGGATACACGTCATTTTTAGTATGGTTTCATAATCAGAACCAACTTTCGAAATGTTTCTGTATATTTTTCAGATCTCTTATGTGTTAAAATGAAGATCGGTATCAGAACTATATAGATCTAGAAGAAAATCTTTTTTTCTGATCTTTATGTGTTAATACGAAGATGTAAAAaccataaaattttagaaatattcaGGTGGAGTAATGTAGAGTCCTttcccttttttgtttttttgatcCAAGACAAGAAAATAACTTTCCAAACAGGATGCTAAAAAGATATAGACAATTGCTGTTTGTATATACCTCCATTAAGCCAGAGAAGCAAAGGCaaagacttggaattctcagCTTCAGTGAAGTAATAGTATAAAGCACGGCCAGCAGATCCATCGACAGTAACATAGCCACCATATTGTTGGAACTTTACTGGTGGTTGTCCAGGCAGTTTCTTGATCCAATCTTTATCTTTTAATCCCTCCTGTGGAAGAATAACTTTGTCCAATTCTACATTTTCAACGGCTGCCGCCTTATAGTAATCGTTGCCAAAAGCTGAATCCTGCTTGGCCTTGTAATATTTTCCAAGAACTTCACTTTGCTTCTTTCCAAGGCTTGAAGCAATAAAGTTGGAGAAAAAGAGGGCAAAAAGAAGGAAGAAGGAAGTGAATTTTCCCATAGTTGTGTGTGTGTTGTGTTGAAAAGTTGATTGAGATGAATGGTATTTATCATGAAATTGTGGAATAGATTTcttgaatttaataattttactattatAAATATCAGAAATTGGCACTATATAATAATGGTATGtcaatcaaattcaaaaagtgttctaataaagtaataatatgaatgaatgaatattTCAATGATATTTCCTTACAAGAGGTTAAACATTTTCTtattaagatgaattattttGCATTTGTGACACCAGAATAGAACTTTTTTTTAGCTTGTATGCCTTTTGTCATCCATTGTCAATTGAAACATAATCATTTCGTATCACCTAGCTATAGAAATACAAAGAACGAATTACTTGAAAATTCTCTGAAGATGCTAGTTGCACTTACGCTAAACATTTGATATAGTCTTGGCAATGTTTAGCTTGACAATAATCATAACTGGGCAGTTTACCTTAACATGTTTGATTCACAGACAAACAGGTTTCAAAAGAGAAGAACAGAGAATCGcgtttatattaattaatttttatctaagAAAGTTTGTAAAAATGATTCTTAATTACACAAAAAGAGGATGTGCTAGATAGGTTAATGATCTCCAGGGGGTAATGTGCCAGACAGGAAATGAGAAATGATGGAAAGGGCTCTAGCAGGTTGGTAACTTGGAACTTCATGTCCCGCGCCTCTTACTGTTGCAAATGCTAGACCTCCTTTATATGTCTCAACGTATCCTCCAACCTGCAACATATATATCCAATAAACATTGAGAAATATTGAATCAAAAGTCGTTTCACGagcatattttgttttttttttcttacctcTCCTCCATTCAACCAAGAGCGCCAAGGTAGATCAACTGTAAGGTTCATTGCTTGTATTGATCTCTTTGAAGAAGTAACAGGCACCCTTCCATCTGTATCACCACTGCATTTAATATCCAAGTACAAATATATGTTAAACATTTTGTAAAAGATGatcagaaataaaaaaatagtataatgaGGGAAAAGATTACCTAAAAATCCACACGCGGACACCATTTGCCAACGACTCTTTGAGGAGAGGAATTATAGTGACCGGGCTGTCCTTCCAATCATAAAAGAGTGAATCGctgaaatagaaaagaattataagcAGTGAAGCACAAACAAGTAGTAAAGCATTTGTATGAATTTCAGTATTTGTATATGGGATAATAACCTGCAAGATGTCCACTCATATTTGAGGTTGGTAACGTTGGCATGAAGTGCATCTTGAACATCGCGCCTGTTCATGTAAGCATAAATATACTTGTCGGAACAGGGGTCAATCTGTAATGGCTGCATCAAAAATCACTCATTAACGTAAACTCAATGTTTCTACATTATCTTATACGAGATAGAATGTAAGCAAAAATGCAGAGTTATCCCACTTACTGTCGGTGTTTTTGGGTATTTCGTGAGATTCTCATCCTTACAAAGGGGATAATAGATGTTGTAGATGTCAAGATTGTTCAAATTTTTGTTTGTAACTTCAGCTGCCTTTTCGCACTTGCTCTGATTGTAGTTATCATCATAACAACTATTCAGGATGTCATGGTACGTTTCATCCGAAATTAAGGCATGAGATGCAAAGTACTCGTACATTCCGATAGTGTCTGTGTCATCATTAATCACAGCATTACCAATCTGCAATTTGTCACATGGAACTTTTTAGTACAATTTAACTTATGTACACTGACAATTGTAACTAATCACTTACAATTATTCCCTTAAGATTGATAAGAGTCTTGTTCGCTTGCTTGTTATGCTTAAGAATTTCATGTGCCAATTGAGGTACATAATGCCCCGCGTAACTCTCACCAGAAATGTAAAAATCTCTCTTCTTATACTCGGGAAATCTCTCAAGCCAATTGAGTAAAAACACAACATTATCATTAGCAGTTGTACTATCTCCAGTTGTATTGAAATCACTgcttgtatttgtatatgaaaatCCTACTCCAGCAGGTGACTCCAAAAACAACACATTGGCAGCTAATTCAATAGGAGAATTAATTAGTACTCTGTACTCAGAGTTGAGTTCTAAACATCTATggaaaaattatacaaaaggGAATTTTAGTTACCACGGTTCCACGCATAATGATTCCTGTGTAATGTTTTCCCATCACTATTAACTCTAAATGGTCCAAGTTCCTCCATTGAACCATATGCAATTGAAGAACAACCAGGAcctgcagaaagaaaaaaatgttgtaTCAAAACCAGGGGCCGACCCATACTATATGGAG is part of the Solanum lycopersicum chromosome 1, SLM_r2.1 genome and harbors:
- the LOC112940031 gene encoding serine carboxypeptidase-like 40, with translation MTQLHKYHFSNSVFQYSQYRTMGKFTFFFLVFTLFLSNFVASSLGKKQGDVLSKFYKAKQKNSAFRKSYLNDENVELDKVILPQEGSKAKDWINKLPGQPPVKFQQYGGYVTVNQSAGRALYYYFTEAENSEALPLLLWLNGGPGCSSMAYGAMEELGPFRVNSDGKTLHRNSYAWNRAANVLFLESPAGVGFSYTNTSSDFNTTGDSTTANDNVVFLLNWLERFPEYKKRDFYISGESYAGHYVPQLAHEILKHNKQANRTLINLKGIIIGNAVINDDTDIIGMYEYFASHALISDETYHDIQNSCFVENYNESKCNSAIAISDNNINYLDIYNIYFPLCKNGNLTKHPKIPPPLQIDPCSADYIYAYLNRRDVQDALHANVTNIKYEWESCSNTLFYNWKDSSVTIVPLLIESLENGVRVWIFSGDTDGRVPVTSSKRSIQAMNLTVDQPWRSWLNGGEVGGYVETYKGGLTFATVRGAGHEVPSYQPARALSLISHFLSGTLPPGDH
- the LOC101267566 gene encoding serine carboxypeptidase-like 40 isoform X1, whose translation is MGKFTSFFLLFALFFSNFIASSLGKKQSEVLGKYYKAKQDSAFGNDYYKAAAVENVELDKVILPQEGLKDKDWIKKLPGQPPVKFQQYGGYVTVDGSAGRALYYYFTEAENSKSLPLLLWLNGGPGCSSIAYGAMEELGPFRVNSDGKTLHRNHYAWNLVANVLFLESPAGVGFSYTNTSSDFNTTGDSRTANDNVVFLLNWLERFPEYKKRDFYISGESYAGHYVPQLAHEILKHNKQANKTLINLKGIIIGNAVINDDTDIIGTYEYYASHALISDETFLNIKKYCFDNHYNKSNCNEAVAVSNNNLYDIDIYNIYFPLCKDGNLTKYPRVPSQPLVFEPCSDQYVYAYLNRRDVQDALHANVTNIKYDWESCSDPLFYNWKDSPATIIPLLTESLENGVRVWIFSGDTDGSVPVTSTKKSIKAMNLIVDQPWRSWLSGGEIGGYVETYKGGLTFATVRGAGHEVPSYQPARALSLISHFLSGTLLPGNR
- the LOC101267566 gene encoding serine carboxypeptidase-like 40 isoform X2 codes for the protein MGKFTSFFLLFALFFSNFIASSLGKKQSEVLGKYYKAKQDSAFGNDYYKAAAVENVELDKVILPQEGLKDKDWIKKLPGQPPVKFQQYGGYVTVDGSAGRALYYYFTEAENSKSLPLLLWLNGGPGCSSIAYGAMEELGPFRVNSDGKTLHRNHYAWNLVANVLFLESPAGVGFSYTNTSSDFNTTGDSRTANDNVVFLLNWLERFPEYKKRDFYISGESYAGHYVPQLAHEILKHNKQANKTLINLKGIIIGNAVINDDTDIIGTYEYYASHALISDETFLNIKKYCFDNHYNKSNCNEAVAVSNNNLYDIDIYNIYFPLCKDGNLTKYPRVPSPLVFEPCSDQYVYAYLNRRDVQDALHANVTNIKYDWESCSDPLFYNWKDSPATIIPLLTESLENGVRVWIFSGDTDGSVPVTSTKKSIKAMNLIVDQPWRSWLSGGEIGGYVETYKGGLTFATVRGAGHEVPSYQPARALSLISHFLSGTLLPGNR
- the LOC101259978 gene encoding serine carboxypeptidase-like 40, whose protein sequence is MGKYTFFFLVFTLFLSNFVASTLGKKQSDVLSKFYKAKQKNSAFYKSYYKASGVENVELDKVILPQEGLKAKDWINKLPGQPPVKFQQYGGYVTVNQSAGRALFYYFTEAENSEALPLLLWLNGGPGCSSIAYGSMEELGPFRVNSDGKTLHRNHYAWNRAANVLFLESPAGVGFSYTNTSSDFNTTGDSTTANDNVVFLLNWLERFPEYKKRDFYISGESYAGHYVPQLAHEILKHNKQANKTLINLKGIIIGNAVINDDTDTIGMYEYFASHALISDETYHDILNSCYDDNYNQSKCEKAAEVTNKNLNNLDIYNIYYPLCKDENLTKYPKTPTPLQIDPCSDKYIYAYMNRRDVQDALHANVTNLKYEWTSCSDSLFYDWKDSPVTIIPLLKESLANGVRVWIFSGDTDGRVPVTSSKRSIQAMNLTVDLPWRSWLNGGEVGGYVETYKGGLAFATVRGAGHEVPSYQPARALSIISHFLSGTLPPGDH